One Delphinus delphis chromosome 3, mDelDel1.2, whole genome shotgun sequence genomic region harbors:
- the ODAD3 gene encoding outer dynein arm-docking complex subunit 3 isoform X1 — translation MTSPLSWAASANAMPFQVQISAPSKVKGGQAQIKPYHPRGKGSVQAWHSLHSKAAPFHASEGKSAVHTQVAELQRKLQLLEGDRKAFYETSQWNIKKNQETINQLHEETRALQLQLTDLLQGDEKVIQAVIREWKSEKPYLKNRTGQQALEHLDHRLSEKVKQLNALRYQLGLRQKWLEELQLQHSLRELEMAEAKDSNTEVAKTMRNLENRLEKAQMKVEEAEHITNVYLQLKAYLQEESLRLENRLDFMEAEVLRTKQELEELNLVNQEALNARDIAKNQLQHLEETVFRERKKRERYLTECKKRAEERKLQNERMERKQTQREQVLLQSNDRLQDSMRSKEGELRRRWNMYQMEVLFGKVKDATGVAETHAVVQRFLAQGDTFTQLETLKSQNEQTLMRLNQEKQRLQRELEDLKYSGETTLVSEQKLQVELQGRIKAEEQRRADTQDQLQLAMWAMQMTKEGLEHLAGKLNHILVAGPAHEESPQDVRGGAGAQEAGHFTRKELDPKAGDYLPNLLGLVEEKLLKLQAQLQNQNVPELLRHIADREFYSTLEGKLPMYNTRIALPVAGLKDRFFDEEESEDEDNNVVTRAELKMRSQKLIESRSKRRGRSRRS, via the exons ATGACGTCTCCCCTGAGTTGGGCGGCCTCCGCCAACGCCATGCCTTTTCAGGTCCAGATTTCAGCTCCTTCCAAAGTCAAGGGCGGTCAGGCTCAGATCAAGCCCTACCACCCTCGAGGCAAGGGGTCAGTGCAGGCCTGGCACTCACTCCATTCCAAGGCGGCACCTTTCCACGCCAGCGAGGGGAAGTCCGCTGTGCACACGCAGGTGGCTGAGTTACAAAGGAAGCTACAACTGTTAG AGGGTGACCGGAAGGCCTTTTATGAGACCAGCCAGTGGAACATCAAAAAGAATCAGGAGACCATCAACCAGCTCCATGAGGAGACCAGGGCGCTGCAATTACAGTTGACAGACCTGCTCCAG GGAGATGAGAAAGTGATCCAGGCAGTGATTCGggaatggaaatcagagaagcCATACCTGAAGAACAGGACAGGCCAG CAGGCCCTGGAGCACCTGGACCACCGGCTGAGTGAGAAGGTGAAGCAGCTGAATGCTCTTCGGTACCAGCTGGGGCTGCGACAGAAGTGGCTGGAGGAGCTCCAGCTGCAGCACAGTCTGCGTGAGCTGGAGATGGCAGAGGCGAAAGATAGCAACACAGAGGTGGCCAAG ACTATGCGGAACCTGGAGAACCGCCTGGAGAAGGCCCAGATGAAGGTGGAGGAGGCCGAACACATCACCAATGTGTACCTGCAGCTCAAGGCCTATCTACAG GAGGAGAGCCTTCGCTTGGAGAACCGGCTGGACTTCATGGAGGCTGAGGTGCTGAGAACAAAACAGGAGCTGGAGGAACTGAACCTAGTGAATCAGGAGGCGCTTAATGCGAGGGACATCGCCAAG AACCAGCTGCAGCATCTGGAAGAGACAGTGTTCCGAGAGCGCAAAAAGCGTGAACGCTACCTAACAGAGTGCAAGAAGCGCGCGGAGGAGAGGAAACTGCAGAACGAACGCATGGAGCGCAAG CAGACCCAGCGCGAGCAGGTGCTGCTGCAGTCCAACGACAGGCTCCAGGACAGCATGCGCTCCAAAGAGGGGGAGCTGCGGCGGCGCTGGAACATGTACCAGATGGAGGTGCTCTTCGGCAAGGTCAAGGACGCCACCGGCGTGGCAGAAACGCAC GCGGTGGTGCAGCGGTTCCTGGCACAGGGCGACACCTTCACGCAGTTGGAGACGCTCAAAAGCCAGAACGAGCAGACGCTGATGAGGCTGAATCAAGAGAAGCAGCGGCTGCAGCGGGAGCTCGAAGACCTCAAGTACTCAGGGGAGACCACGCTCGTGAG CGAGCAGAAGCTGCAAGTCGAGTTGCAGGGGCGCATCAAGGCGGAGGAGCAGCGGCGCGCTGACACACAGGATCAGCTGCAGCTCGCCATGTGGGCAATGCAAATGACCAAAGAGGGCCTGGAACACCTGGCTGGCAAACTGAACCACATCCTAGTGGCAGGCCCCGCCCACGAGGAATCCCCACAAGACGTGAGAGGCGGTGCCGGCGCACAG GAGGCCGGCCACTTCACCAGAAAGGAGCTGGATCCCAAGGCAGGTGACTATCTGCCCAACCTACTGGGCCTCGTGGAGGAAAAACTGTTGAAGCTACAGGCGCAACTCCAGAACCAAAACGTGCCAGAGTTGCTGCGCCACATCGCCGACCGCGAG ttctACTCCACCCTAGAGGGAAAGCTGCCGATGTACAACACCCGCATCGCCCTGCCTGTTGCCGGTCTCAAGGACAGGTTCTTCG ACGAAGAGGAGAGTGAGGACGAAGACAACAACGTGGTGACCCGCGCGGAGCTCAAGATGCGTTCCCAGAAATTAATCGAATCCCGCAGCAAGAGGCGCGGTCGTTCGCGGAGGTCCTAG
- the ODAD3 gene encoding outer dynein arm-docking complex subunit 3 isoform X2 — translation MTSPLSWAASANAMPFQVQISAPSKVKGGQAQIKPYHPRGKGSVQAWHSLHSKAAPFHASEGKSAVHTQVAELQRKLQLLEGDRKAFYETSQWNIKKNQETINQLHEETRALQLQLTDLLQGDEKVIQAVIREWKSEKPYLKNRTGQQALEHLDHRLSEKVKQLNALRYQLGLRQKWLEELQLQHSLRELEMAEAKDSNTEVAKTMRNLENRLEKAQMKVEEAEHITNVYLQLKAYLQEESLRLENRLDFMEAEVLRTKQELEELNLVNQEALNARDIAKNQLQHLEETVFRERKKRERYLTECKKRAEERKLQNERMERKTQREQVLLQSNDRLQDSMRSKEGELRRRWNMYQMEVLFGKVKDATGVAETHAVVQRFLAQGDTFTQLETLKSQNEQTLMRLNQEKQRLQRELEDLKYSGETTLVSEQKLQVELQGRIKAEEQRRADTQDQLQLAMWAMQMTKEGLEHLAGKLNHILVAGPAHEESPQDVRGGAGAQEAGHFTRKELDPKAGDYLPNLLGLVEEKLLKLQAQLQNQNVPELLRHIADREFYSTLEGKLPMYNTRIALPVAGLKDRFFDEEESEDEDNNVVTRAELKMRSQKLIESRSKRRGRSRRS, via the exons ATGACGTCTCCCCTGAGTTGGGCGGCCTCCGCCAACGCCATGCCTTTTCAGGTCCAGATTTCAGCTCCTTCCAAAGTCAAGGGCGGTCAGGCTCAGATCAAGCCCTACCACCCTCGAGGCAAGGGGTCAGTGCAGGCCTGGCACTCACTCCATTCCAAGGCGGCACCTTTCCACGCCAGCGAGGGGAAGTCCGCTGTGCACACGCAGGTGGCTGAGTTACAAAGGAAGCTACAACTGTTAG AGGGTGACCGGAAGGCCTTTTATGAGACCAGCCAGTGGAACATCAAAAAGAATCAGGAGACCATCAACCAGCTCCATGAGGAGACCAGGGCGCTGCAATTACAGTTGACAGACCTGCTCCAG GGAGATGAGAAAGTGATCCAGGCAGTGATTCGggaatggaaatcagagaagcCATACCTGAAGAACAGGACAGGCCAG CAGGCCCTGGAGCACCTGGACCACCGGCTGAGTGAGAAGGTGAAGCAGCTGAATGCTCTTCGGTACCAGCTGGGGCTGCGACAGAAGTGGCTGGAGGAGCTCCAGCTGCAGCACAGTCTGCGTGAGCTGGAGATGGCAGAGGCGAAAGATAGCAACACAGAGGTGGCCAAG ACTATGCGGAACCTGGAGAACCGCCTGGAGAAGGCCCAGATGAAGGTGGAGGAGGCCGAACACATCACCAATGTGTACCTGCAGCTCAAGGCCTATCTACAG GAGGAGAGCCTTCGCTTGGAGAACCGGCTGGACTTCATGGAGGCTGAGGTGCTGAGAACAAAACAGGAGCTGGAGGAACTGAACCTAGTGAATCAGGAGGCGCTTAATGCGAGGGACATCGCCAAG AACCAGCTGCAGCATCTGGAAGAGACAGTGTTCCGAGAGCGCAAAAAGCGTGAACGCTACCTAACAGAGTGCAAGAAGCGCGCGGAGGAGAGGAAACTGCAGAACGAACGCATGGAGCGCAAG ACCCAGCGCGAGCAGGTGCTGCTGCAGTCCAACGACAGGCTCCAGGACAGCATGCGCTCCAAAGAGGGGGAGCTGCGGCGGCGCTGGAACATGTACCAGATGGAGGTGCTCTTCGGCAAGGTCAAGGACGCCACCGGCGTGGCAGAAACGCAC GCGGTGGTGCAGCGGTTCCTGGCACAGGGCGACACCTTCACGCAGTTGGAGACGCTCAAAAGCCAGAACGAGCAGACGCTGATGAGGCTGAATCAAGAGAAGCAGCGGCTGCAGCGGGAGCTCGAAGACCTCAAGTACTCAGGGGAGACCACGCTCGTGAG CGAGCAGAAGCTGCAAGTCGAGTTGCAGGGGCGCATCAAGGCGGAGGAGCAGCGGCGCGCTGACACACAGGATCAGCTGCAGCTCGCCATGTGGGCAATGCAAATGACCAAAGAGGGCCTGGAACACCTGGCTGGCAAACTGAACCACATCCTAGTGGCAGGCCCCGCCCACGAGGAATCCCCACAAGACGTGAGAGGCGGTGCCGGCGCACAG GAGGCCGGCCACTTCACCAGAAAGGAGCTGGATCCCAAGGCAGGTGACTATCTGCCCAACCTACTGGGCCTCGTGGAGGAAAAACTGTTGAAGCTACAGGCGCAACTCCAGAACCAAAACGTGCCAGAGTTGCTGCGCCACATCGCCGACCGCGAG ttctACTCCACCCTAGAGGGAAAGCTGCCGATGTACAACACCCGCATCGCCCTGCCTGTTGCCGGTCTCAAGGACAGGTTCTTCG ACGAAGAGGAGAGTGAGGACGAAGACAACAACGTGGTGACCCGCGCGGAGCTCAAGATGCGTTCCCAGAAATTAATCGAATCCCGCAGCAAGAGGCGCGGTCGTTCGCGGAGGTCCTAG